GATTTGTTGGATTCTGTCATCTGCCTCCACTGCCGGATAAAATTCATTTTGAGGCCCAGAAATCACAGAGCTTATGTTTGGGTGAACAAAGTATCCTGACTGGGAAACCACAAAAATATAACCTTCTTCTTCTAAGATCCGGTAGGCTTCCTTGGCTGTGGTAAGACTACAAGACTTTAGAGTTTGAATTTCCCGAAGGGAGGGAATTCGTTCTTTTTCTGAATAATATCCCAATTGGATTTCATTTTTGATGTCTTCGGCTAATTGTTTGTACTTTGTCATAGGATAACTGTATATGAATAGAATGAATCGACTGTATATGGACAGTTAGAATCTTTTCTGTTATTCTGTAACGATGGAAAAGGAAATGCCAACTATTTTTTCGGCGAAACGAACTTCCTTTGTTCGGACTTCTGTCATTCGTGAAATTTTGAAGTTAACTGTTGAAAATTCTGATATCCTTTCCTTCGCAGGTGGACTTCCAAATCCAGATCTACTTCCAAAAAATATTTTAAGTTCCGTTATGGAGTCTGTGGTTCGAGATCATTCTACAACGGCTCTTCAGTATGGAGATTCTTCTGGATACGAGGCACTCCGAATCCAAGTTTCCGAAAAATTAACGGATGTTCATTGGACTTCCCTTGATTCTATTTTCATCACCCATGGTTCTCAACAAGGATTAGACATTTTAGGAAAGATGTTGATGGATTCGGATACCAATGTCTTATTAGAAGATCCCGTTTATTTGGGGGCTTTGCAGGCATTTTCTCCCTACCAACCTAATTTTTATAGTGTACCCATGGAGATAGATGGCCCCAATCTTTACTTGCTGGAAGAAATCTTAAGACAAAACAATATCCATATTTTTTATGCAAACCCGTCTTATCAAAATCCATCAACTTATACTTGGTCTTTGGAAAAAAGAAAACAGATTGCCTCCCTATTAGATGAAAAAGAAGTCATCCTGATTGAAGATGAAGCCTACAGATATTTGGACTTTGAAGGAAAAGTATATCCATCAGTCAGTTCCTTTCGTGCTAGGATGGACCTAAGCTTTGTTTTGGGAAGTTTTTCAAAAATTTTATCTCCAGGTTTTCGGTTGGGTTGGACCGTAGTTCCAGAAGTCTATCGTTCTTTGTTTACCGCAGTCAAACAAGGGAATGATCTAAATTCAAATCAGTTCTCCCAAGTGGTTGTCTCCAAACTTTTGGATGTTTTGGATTGGAATGATTACTTAGGTTCCATCCAAACCTTCTATTCGGAGAAAAAACAAACCTTGGTTTTTTTACTGCAAAAGTATCTTCCCGAAGCAAAGTTTTCCCTTCCTGAAGGAGGGATGTTTCTTTGGGTCGAATATCCCAAGGTTTCAGGGAAAGAATTGATGGAGGGTTGTCTAAGCAGAGGTGTCGCCATGGTTCCTGGAAGTGAATTTTCTCCTGTGGGCAGATCCTCATCAAACTTTCGGATGAACTTTAGTTTTCTTGGAAAAGAAGAAATGGAAGAGGGAGTGAGGCGGATCGCAAAAGTTTATCGAGACATAAATACGTGACATACGTTTAGTATTTTTTTGGTTGACATTACTACTCGTTTGTTTACTTATTAAGTATGAAGCCTGCAGTCACTAAAGCTTTGTATCCTAAGTTTTCTATTTTAAGCCTGGAAGAAAAATTAGAAATTCTGAAAGAAGATCCAACCTTTCGCCTCCTTGTCGATCAGATGTACCAAAACTATAAGGAAAACCGGTCCACCGTCATTCTTTGATTTGCCTAGACGAAGGATTCCAACTTCCATGGAAACAAAGTAGGTAATCATGAATTTAGATCTTAATCCCCAAGAAACAAAACACCTTTTGAATGCACTTGCTGTCTTCGAATGGGTGAGTAATTCTCCACATGAAGAAACAGATCCTTCCGTGGATGAATTCATCCAGTCCCTTCTTAAAAAACTTTCTGCTGGTGGCGAAAAAGGACCAATCGTTTCCGAAAACGGACTTTTCACCATCTCGGAAGAATACTTCCAAGAAGTTTTCGAGTCTTATATCGAACCGTACAACGACGACATCTTCTGGACAGATCTCTCTACTGAACTTGCTCAAAGAGATTTAGAACAAAAAATGTCTGCAAAAGATTTAGAAGCACTGGCTCCAGAAGATTATGAAACCAAGGTAGCTAAGGAAGCAGAAAAGTATGATGTCGAGTTTGAAAAGAATGGTGTAGACAATCTTTTTCTAAAAAAATAAAGATTGGTTCGAAACTTTTAAGAAGTTCTTTCCCATTCGATAAGAACCATCGTTTGGTCATCCTCTTGTTCTTCTTTCCCTTGGAAGAGGAAAAGTTGGATGACGAGTTCTGCAAGCACTCTCTCTGATTCTTTTCCTTGGTAATCGGTAAGAATCTTTTGGATTCTTTCCATTCCAAACTCTTCTCTTGATTCATTTTTCTGTTCCAACATTCCATCCGTAAACAAAAGAATTCTATCTCCCATTGCCATTTGGAATTGTTTTTGTGTATAGGGTTGGTCTTTTTTGAGGCCAATGATATTTCCAGTACGATTTAAAATGGTTTGATTGTCACCTGATTGGAAAATTTGGTTTGGGTGACCCGCTGACGAGTAATAGATGGTCTTTGTTTTGGTATCTATATCCAATAAAAATCCCGAAAAAACAATCTTTAATCCAGAGAATTTATTCTGAATCTTTTGATTGAGATGGTTCATCAAATCATCTGTTTTGGTGATGAAACGTTTGATGGCTTCATATTCTGATTTGATTGCCATGGTATAAAGTGCTGCTTGGATTCCATGCCCCGTGGCATCTGCGACAAAAAAACGAACTGTTCCATTATCCAATTCAAAGATATCATAAAAATCTCCACCCACTTCCTCTTGGGGTTGGAAATACAAATGGATTTTTAAATGTTCAAATTTGATTCCATCTTCAGGGAGAATCTTTTGTTGGATTTTTTTGGCAAGAAGGAGGTCTTTTTTAATTCGATTTAAAGACGAATTCAACTGGTAGGTTCTTTCGGAAACAATTTGTTCCAAATTTTCTGTGACCGCGAGTAGCGATTCGTTACTAATCTTTAAACTTTCCGCTAATTCTTCAGCTCGTAAAAATGCATTGGCAATCCGACTGGATAGAATGAGTGATTGGATAAAGATAAAACAAAGTAGGGCGTAAGGGGTAAGCCCAATTCCACGATTGTTTACACTGTGTCTTAATATATCAAAGGCAACTGAAAATGCCAAAACCAAAAGTCCCAAAAAAAACAATTTGGAATTGGGGCGTTTGTTAAACACTGCTTTCAAATTGATATGAATGACATAGCCAATTGTAAAAAAAGATAAGGCTTGAAACCCATACAACAAAATGGTAAATACAGAAATTGGTAAAAAAAGTGTGAGCGCAAAAATGGTACTTGCGACTAACACATACCGAACATATTTTTTATTAGATTCCTCTGGGAAAAGAGAATAGATAAATAATAAAAATGTGGGAACCGCAAAATAATAGGAAGCAAATTCAATGCGAAATGCAGTGGGCCAGTGAAATCCAGGAAATAATTCCAGAATGTACCTTTCTCCAGTAAATGCCAAACGAATCCCAAGTAAAAAACAAAAAAGAGCAAAGTAGAAGATGGAAGTTTCTTTTCGTTTATAAAAATACAATCCAAAATGATACAAACCTATGAGAACAAGAGCTCCGAGTAAAAAAAGTTCCCGTGCATTGGATAACATCTTTTCTCGATCTAAGGCATTTTTATTTCCTAAACTCGGTATGGCCCAAAATCCACCAAAATTGTTATCATAGTTGGCAATATGAAAAACAAGTTCGATGACTTCCTTATCGGGAATGAGAGTATAATATTTGGATTTAATCCTAGGTGTATCATCAAATTGATTGATTCCTGGTTTGCCTTGCCCACCAATGAGGACCCCATTGGCAAAAAAACGATAGGAGGAGGCAATATCGGGAATGAAAATTCTCAATTCTTGACCTATCGTTTGTTTGCTGACGTGAATAAACGCGCGTAAAGTGACGTGTCCTGTCCTTGGTAATTCTTCTCCCCCAAATTCTTCATCCTGCCAGGAACTCGGAATGGCCAGGTATCCCGTAAGAGGTTTTTCACCGTGAAAGGGAGGGTAGTGAAATTCACCGAAATAGAACTCCCATTCCCCTTGTAGGTCTATGATCGTGTTTTCATTGAAAGTCAGGTCATGGATATCCAATACCCCTTGGCGGAAACGATGTGGTTCCTCCTGTTCGGGGTTCAGACAAGCAAACGTGAAAAGCAGGAGAGAAAAAACTCCCGTTAGTAGGATTTGTTTTCGCATAAACGGATTTTAGTTTTTTCTTTGTACAGGATAGGACTAATTTCGTCCAGAATATCCTATCACATCCATAAAAGCAGAAACAGAAAATACCGCCTTTCCTGGGCCTGGTTCCCCATACCCTGGAGGAGTGGGCAATTTGTACTGTTCAAAGGTTTCTTTCCAAGCTCGAAGGAGCTCACAAAAATAAACAAGTGGAGGTCCTGCTTGTTGGCCAAGTGTTGTATAGGGTTCAGGACACCAAGCCGTAAATCTCGGAACAATCCCTTTGGACATAAAGAAATCTAAACCTTGTTTTGTGGAAGTTATGGCTTCGGCTACAGTCTTAAATCCCCAAGGTTCTGAAAGTTCCACTCCACCCACAAAGTTGGGAATGACATTTTCAGGACCAAAGACTTCGGCAGAATCCACCACACGACGAATCCAATTTTCGTAACCAATCCAACTGGACTTTCCAGGACAGATCTTTTCAAAGAGTGCCTTGTCCCAAACTTCATAATTGGGGTGATAGATTTGGATTCCCGCATCTTTGAACTTTTGGCAGTCTTCTTTTTCAAAGGCTTGGGCCACGAGTTTCCCCATCCAACGTTTGGGAAACCGAGCTTCGATCGCTTCTGGGTATTGGAGGTAAAAATCCACTTCTGATTTTTTCTTTAAATTGGTAAGAACTGATCCCCCGGTCAATGTGTACACTTTGGCGATTTGGTCCTCTGCATCCACCCAAGAAAGGACTTCTAAAATGTCTTCGACATCCTTCACGCCCGTATAAGGGCGACCGGCACCTTTTTGTTGGCGGTAGTTATGGTTGATATCGCAATAAGCACATTCTTCGTCTTTACCGAAGTATTGGCAGTTTCGAAAGACAGTGAGATACAAAAGGTAACCCCATTCGATGACCGGTGCTACCTCACCAGGCAATTTTCCTGATTTCGTTTTGTGTCGGTACCAGGAAGGAATCGGTGGGTATTCTGCACTGCCAATCTCTGTTTCTTCTAAAAACAAAGTTGGTATCCCGTCTTTTGATTTCATTTTATATGGTGAAGTTGGGTTGTTTCTCGTGGAGATCACTGTCTTCAAAAGACCAAAATGACCTCCTGAGATTTTGATTTCTTCAGGAGCTTTGGTGTCAGCCCCGTCTTTTAGATCGGCAAGAGGGATATGATCGAAGGAAAAGATAAAATAGTCTTTGGATTTGTATGGATCTTTCACTAAAAAGGACTCTGGCAAAAAATGAATGCCCTGCCTTAGGATGTCTTGTTTGACTATGGCTTCCATGGGTAAGTCTTTGTACATTCTCTCCATTTCTTCCAGGAGTTTGATGGAGGAGGCAGGTCTTTGGTTCAGAGTGGAGGTTTCAGCCATAATGGGAGTTTTTTTCTTCCTTGATCTTAGACAAAGCGATTTTCACGAAAAACCCCCAATTTTCCTTTGAAAATAGCTAGTTTCAGGGAAAAATACTGAATATTCGTTTACAAATCCGGTCACTAAATTATTTTTTTTCCGAACTAATGAATTTTTTTTCATTCTAGAAAAAAATACAAAAAAAGCTGGGAATTACTGATACCCCAGTTTGTTGATTAGAGAGTAACGAAAGTTGAATTTCACTAAGGGACAGGACGATATGAAAGCATCGAAACTAACCATAATGGGCCTCGCGCTTCTTTTTACTGGTCTTACAGTTTGTAAGAAACCAGATGCAGAAGTGTCCGAAGCACCTAAAAAAGCTGCAGATTTATCTGCGGTAGTCGTATTTGCGGTCGGAGATTCAAAAATCCAACACGCAGACCAAACAGAAGAAAAAGCACAACTTGGTGCCCTTCTGAAATCCGGGGATAACGTAGTCACAGGCGACAATGGAAAAGTAGACATCCAATTTACGGATGGATCGAGCATTCGTATCTCTCCTAAGTCTGCTATTGACTTTGCAAAACTCTCCCAAGACAATTCAGGAACTACAGACACTCAAATTGCTCTAGTTTCCGGAAAGGTTTTTGCGAAAGTCAACAAAGCTAAGAAAGAAGACAACTTTACTGTTGTAACACCGACTGCCATTGCGGGTGTTCGCGGAACGTCTTTTATCGTAGAAGCTGCAGAAGGAAAACCTGCGAAAGTGAAAGTAGTTG
The sequence above is drawn from the Leptospira sp. WS4.C2 genome and encodes:
- a CDS encoding radical SAM protein, whose protein sequence is MAETSTLNQRPASSIKLLEEMERMYKDLPMEAIVKQDILRQGIHFLPESFLVKDPYKSKDYFIFSFDHIPLADLKDGADTKAPEEIKISGGHFGLLKTVISTRNNPTSPYKMKSKDGIPTLFLEETEIGSAEYPPIPSWYRHKTKSGKLPGEVAPVIEWGYLLYLTVFRNCQYFGKDEECAYCDINHNYRQQKGAGRPYTGVKDVEDILEVLSWVDAEDQIAKVYTLTGGSVLTNLKKKSEVDFYLQYPEAIEARFPKRWMGKLVAQAFEKEDCQKFKDAGIQIYHPNYEVWDKALFEKICPGKSSWIGYENWIRRVVDSAEVFGPENVIPNFVGGVELSEPWGFKTVAEAITSTKQGLDFFMSKGIVPRFTAWCPEPYTTLGQQAGPPLVYFCELLRAWKETFEQYKLPTPPGYGEPGPGKAVFSVSAFMDVIGYSGRN
- a CDS encoding PP2C family protein-serine/threonine phosphatase; the protein is MRKQILLTGVFSLLLFTFACLNPEQEEPHRFRQGVLDIHDLTFNENTIIDLQGEWEFYFGEFHYPPFHGEKPLTGYLAIPSSWQDEEFGGEELPRTGHVTLRAFIHVSKQTIGQELRIFIPDIASSYRFFANGVLIGGQGKPGINQFDDTPRIKSKYYTLIPDKEVIELVFHIANYDNNFGGFWAIPSLGNKNALDREKMLSNARELFLLGALVLIGLYHFGLYFYKRKETSIFYFALFCFLLGIRLAFTGERYILELFPGFHWPTAFRIEFASYYFAVPTFLLFIYSLFPEESNKKYVRYVLVASTIFALTLFLPISVFTILLYGFQALSFFTIGYVIHINLKAVFNKRPNSKLFFLGLLVLAFSVAFDILRHSVNNRGIGLTPYALLCFIFIQSLILSSRIANAFLRAEELAESLKISNESLLAVTENLEQIVSERTYQLNSSLNRIKKDLLLAKKIQQKILPEDGIKFEHLKIHLYFQPQEEVGGDFYDIFELDNGTVRFFVADATGHGIQAALYTMAIKSEYEAIKRFITKTDDLMNHLNQKIQNKFSGLKIVFSGFLLDIDTKTKTIYYSSAGHPNQIFQSGDNQTILNRTGNIIGLKKDQPYTQKQFQMAMGDRILLFTDGMLEQKNESREEFGMERIQKILTDYQGKESERVLAELVIQLFLFQGKEEQEDDQTMVLIEWERTS
- a CDS encoding PLP-dependent aminotransferase family protein → MPTIFSAKRTSFVRTSVIREILKLTVENSDILSFAGGLPNPDLLPKNILSSVMESVVRDHSTTALQYGDSSGYEALRIQVSEKLTDVHWTSLDSIFITHGSQQGLDILGKMLMDSDTNVLLEDPVYLGALQAFSPYQPNFYSVPMEIDGPNLYLLEEILRQNNIHIFYANPSYQNPSTYTWSLEKRKQIASLLDEKEVILIEDEAYRYLDFEGKVYPSVSSFRARMDLSFVLGSFSKILSPGFRLGWTVVPEVYRSLFTAVKQGNDLNSNQFSQVVVSKLLDVLDWNDYLGSIQTFYSEKKQTLVFLLQKYLPEAKFSLPEGGMFLWVEYPKVSGKELMEGCLSRGVAMVPGSEFSPVGRSSSNFRMNFSFLGKEEMEEGVRRIAKVYRDINT